In the Streptomyces coeruleoprunus genome, GCAGGGCAAGTGCGCCGGCAGGGCGCGGAAGGGACATCGAGTCGGGCCTGCATGCCCGAGGGGGCCGACGCGCGGTCGGCCGAGGCGGCCACGACGTGGCGAGACGGCCCGGCACCCGAGCCGCGCCCGTGGCCCAGCGTCCAGGCGGCTGGTGCAGCCCGGCCGCCGGGGCCTCAACGGGCTCGGCGTAACCAGGGCCGGCCCGGCCCGGCAACGCGGCGGAGCTTGGCCGCGGCGGCCGCCCCGGCCGACGGGGGTCGGCCACCCTACGTCTTGGCCTGGCCGGAGCCGGCTCAGGCCAGGGCCGGCCCAGCGGGGGCCGCGAGCCCCCGGCCCGCGTCCAAGGGCGCACAGGCGGCCGCAGGCGCGGCCCGCCCCGGCACCATGCCGTACGACCGGCGCGGCCCAAGCGGGGGCCACGCCCAACCAGCTCAGGCCGGGGTCGGCCCCCGCAGAGCCGACGAGACGCGACCCCGCGCAGGACCGAAGCCCGGCCTCGCCAGGCTTAAGGCCTCAGGCCTCAGGCCTCAGGCGTCAGTTCCACCTGGATCTCGACCTCCACCGGCGCGTCCAGCGGGAGGACCGCGACGCCCACCGCGCTGCGGGCGTGGACGCCCTTGTCGCCGAGGATCTCCCCCAGCAGTTCGCTCGCGCCGTTCAGAACGGCCGGCTGGCCGGTGAAGTCCGGCGCCGACGCGACGAAGCCCACGACCTTCACGACACGCGCGATGCGGTCCAGGTCGCCCGCGACCGACTTGACGGCGGCCAGCGCGTTGAGCGCGCAGATCCGTGCCAGGTCCTTGGCCTCCTCGGGCGTGACCTCGGCGCCCACCTTGCCGGTGACCGGAAGCTTGCCCTCCACCATCGGCAGCTGGCCGGCGGTGTACACGTACGCGCCCGACCGCACGGCCGGCTGGTAGGCGGCCAGCGGCGGCACGACCTGCGGAAGCGTCAGCCCGCGCTCGGCGAGCGCCGCCTCGACGCGGCCGGTCACGGCTTCTCCCGCTTCATGTACGCCACGAGCTGCTCGGGGTTGTTCGGCCCGGGAACGACCTGGACGAGCTCCCAGCCGTCCTCGCCCCAGGTGTCCAGAATCTGCTTGGTCGCGTGCACGAGAAGCGGCACCGTCGCGTATTCCCACTTGGTCATGGGGCCGACTGTATCCGCTCGCCGGGACTCCCCAGGGGCAGCCTCCTGCGTGGGCGGGGGAGTCACTGGTTACGCTCGCTTGTGTGAGCAGGCTCCAGGTCGTCAGCGGCAAGGGCGGTACCGGTAAGACGACGGTGGCCGCCGCCCTCGCGCTCGCCCTCGCGACGGAGGGCAAGCGGACCCTCCTCGTCGAGGTCGAAGGCAGACAGGGCATCGCACAGCTCTTCGAGACGGAGGCGCTTCCCTACGAGGAGCGCAAGATCGCCGTCGCCCCGGGCGGCGGCGAGGTGTACGCACTCGCCATCGACGCCGAACGGGCCCTGCTGGACTACCTCCAGATGTTCTACAAGCTGGGGGCGGCCGGCCGGGCGCTGAAGAAGCTCGGCGCGATCGACTTCGCGACGACGGTGGCCCCCGGCGTACGGGACGTGCTGCTGACCGGCAAGGCGTGCGAGGCGGTGCGCCGCAAGGAGAAGAACGGCGGGTTCGTCTACGACCACGTCGTGATGGACGCCCCGCCCACCGGCCGCGTCACGCGCTTCCTGAACGTCAACGACGAGGTGGCCGGCCTGGCCAGGATGGGCCCGATACACCATCAGGCCCAGGCCGTCATGCGGGTCCTCAAGTCGCCCGAGACGGCGGTGCACCTGGTGACCCTGCTGGAGGAGATGCCGGTCCAGGAGACCGCCGACGGCATCGCCGAGCTGCGCGCCGCCGACCTGCCGGTCGGCAACGTCATCGTGAACATGGTCCGCCCGCACGTCCTGGACGAGGACGCCGTACGGGCCGCCTCCGGCGACCACCGCGCCGGTATCGCGCGGGCCCTGGGCACGGCCGGGGTGAGCCGCCCCGACGAGCTGGTCGGCCCGCTCCTCGACGAGGCGGCCGACCACGCGCAGCGCGTGGAGCTGGAGCGGGAGCAGCGCGAGGTGCTGGCGAAGCTTCAGGTCCCGTCGTACGAGCTCCCCTTCCTCGGCGAGGGCGCGGATCTCGCGGGGCTGTACCGGCTGGCGAAGGAACTACGGAAGCTCGGGGTGGGCGCATGACGACCGTCGAAGCGGCAGCACCGGTTCCGCAGGGGTCCCTGCCGGCGCCCGAGCGTCTGGCGGTCGACCCGCTCCTCGACGATCCGGCGACCCGCATCATCGTGTGCTGCGGCGCGGGCGGCGTGGGCAAGACCACGACGGCCGCGGCCCTCGGCGTACGGGCGGCCGAGCGCGGCCGCAAGGTGGTCGTGCTGACCATCGACCCGGCCCGGCGGCTGGCGCAGTCGATGGGCATCGACGAGCTGGACAACGTCCCGCGCCGGGTGCCGGGCACGCGGGGCGCGGGCGAACTGCACGCCA is a window encoding:
- a CDS encoding RidA family protein produces the protein MTGRVEAALAERGLTLPQVVPPLAAYQPAVRSGAYVYTAGQLPMVEGKLPVTGKVGAEVTPEEAKDLARICALNALAAVKSVAGDLDRIARVVKVVGFVASAPDFTGQPAVLNGASELLGEILGDKGVHARSAVGVAVLPLDAPVEVEIQVELTPEA
- a CDS encoding DUF4177 domain-containing protein codes for the protein MTKWEYATVPLLVHATKQILDTWGEDGWELVQVVPGPNNPEQLVAYMKREKP
- a CDS encoding ArsA family ATPase, with amino-acid sequence MSRLQVVSGKGGTGKTTVAAALALALATEGKRTLLVEVEGRQGIAQLFETEALPYEERKIAVAPGGGEVYALAIDAERALLDYLQMFYKLGAAGRALKKLGAIDFATTVAPGVRDVLLTGKACEAVRRKEKNGGFVYDHVVMDAPPTGRVTRFLNVNDEVAGLARMGPIHHQAQAVMRVLKSPETAVHLVTLLEEMPVQETADGIAELRAADLPVGNVIVNMVRPHVLDEDAVRAASGDHRAGIARALGTAGVSRPDELVGPLLDEAADHAQRVELEREQREVLAKLQVPSYELPFLGEGADLAGLYRLAKELRKLGVGA